The DNA sequence ATGGGAGGTTCTTGCCCACGAAATCCGCGCGGATCGGCAGCTCCCGGTGACCCCGGTCGACGAGCACGGCGAGGCGGACGGCGCGCGGCCGGCCGAGGTCGTTCAGCGCGTCCAGCGCGGCGCGGATCGTGCGCCCCGAGTAGAGCACGTCGTCGACGAGCACGACCGTCTTGCCGTCGATCGGCACGGGGACCGAGGTGGGCTGCGGCGTCCGCGTGGGGTGCCGCGACAGATCGTCGCGGTACATGGTGACGTCGAGGGCGCCGACGATCGCATCCGGGGAGGCGACCGCTCCCGGCTCGATGCGCTGGATGTTCTCGGCGATCCGGCGGGCGAGGACGACCCCCCGCGTCGGGATCCCGAGGATCACGAGGTTCTCCGTGCCCCGGTTGGACTCGAGGATCTCGTGCGAGATCCGAGTCAGGGCACGCGCTACGTCAGCCTGCTGCAGCACGATGCGCGCTGTCATGCCGACCTCCTTCCCCGCCTCACAGGACGGCTGTTAAAGGATGTCTGTCGGGATAAGAGCTTAGCGGAAAGCGCGAGCCGCCCGTGTCACGCCCCGAGGAACTTCTCGAAGGCCTTCGCGTCCGTGACGCTGCCCGGGTACTGCTTGCCGTCCACGAGCACAGTCGGCGTCCCCTGGATCTTGTCGAGGAGCTTCTTTCCGTCGACCACGATCGGCCCGGAGACGGACTGCGTCGTGTTCGCCTGCGCCCACACTTTGAGCGGGTCGGACCGCGAGAGGCAGCCCGAGATGTCGGTGATCCCCAGGGCCGACGCGCGACGAGCGAGCTCCGCGTCGGTAAGGCCGCTCGATCCCTCCTCGGGCTGGTCGGTGTACAGCGCCCGGAAGTAGTCGAGCACCCGGTGCTGGTCGTGGATGCCGACGCAGGTGAGTGCGGCCGCCGCTCGGGTCGAGTAGCCGGTCCCGTTGGAGTTCGGGTCGAGGAAGGTGAGCGGGTGGAGGCGGACCGTCACCGAGCCGTCGTCGACGGCCTTCGCGATGGTCTCGCCGTTGGTGCGCTCGAACTGACCGCAGTACGGGCACAGGGCGTCGAACCAGATGTCGACCTTCTTCGCGCCCGTGCCCGCGGCGATGTAGCGCTCGTCGAAGTTGACGGCGCCGTCCGTGCCGGTCGGAGCCTTGCCGGTGGCGACCGGCGCACTGGAGCCGCCGATCAGCGAGCACGCACTGACGGACGCGGCCACGCCGAGGGCGAGCAGGAGCGCGAGCAGGAGGCGCAGCGGCTTCACGAGACGCGCCCGCTACTTCGTCTGAGCGATCTTGGCGAGGAGCCCGTTGACGAACCCCGCCGAGTCGTCCGTCGACAGCACGGTCGCCGCCTCCACGGCCTCGGAGATGGCCACGCCGTCCGGGATGTCGTCGTTGAACAGCAGCTCCCAGACGCCGATCCGCAGGATGGCGCGGTCGACGGCGGGCATCCGCGCGAGCGTCCAGCCCTGCGCGTAGGTCTCGATCTGCTCGTCGATCTCGTCCTGGTGGTCGATCACGCCGTCGACGATCTCGCGGGCGTAGAGCCAGGAGGCCTCGCGGGCGGGCTGGGTCGCCGCACGCTCGGCCTCGACCGCCAGGGCCTGCGGCAGCGGCACGCCACGGAGGTCGGCGCTGTAGAGCACGTCGAGGGCGCGCTTGCGCGCCTTGGTCCGCGCGCTCATCTAGTCGTTGACGCGGCCGAGGTAGTCACCCGTGCGGGTGTCGACCTTGACCTTGGTGCCGGTCTCGAGGAACAGGGGGACCTGGATCTGGTACCCGGTCTCGACGGTCGCGGGCTTCGTTCCGCCGGTCGAGCGGTCGCCCTGGAGGCCCGGCTCGGTGTAGGTGATCTCGAGTACGACAGAGGCGGGGAGCTCGACGTATAGCGGGGAGCCCTCGTGCAGCGCGACCGTGACGTTCTGGTTCTCGAGCATGAAGTTGGCGGCGTCGCCGACGACGGGGCCCGGGATGGTGATCTGGTCGTAGTCGCTCGTGTCCATGAACACGAAGTCGGCGCCGTCCTGGTAGAGGTACTGATAGTCGCGGCGGTCGACGTTGGTGATGTCGATCTTCGCGCCGGCGTTGTAGGTGCGGTCGACCGTCTTGCCGGTGGTCACGTTCTTGAGCTTCGTGCGGACGAACGCGCCTCCCTTGCCCGGCTTGACGTGCTGGAACTCGATCACCGTCCAGAGCTGTCCGTCGATGTTGAGGACGATGCCGTTCTTGATGTCAGCGGTCGATGCCATGCGCGAGTTCCATTCGATGTGCGGAAGATTCGGGTGGATGCGACCGCTCGGGCCGCCCACAGTCGGGCCGCGGCGTCGCGCGGCCCCAGAAGATTCTAGACGTCAGCGACCGATTCGGCGAATGTGTGCGAGGGCCAGCCGGTACGAGCCGAAGCCGAATCCGGCGATCACTCCGCTGGCGACGGCGCTGATCACGCTCGTGTGGCGGAACTCCTCCCTGGCGTGCGGATTCGACAGGTGCACCTCGATCACGGTCCCGCCCGACTTCGTGACGAGCGCGACGGCGTCGCGCAGCGCGTACGAGTAGTGCGTCCAGGCGCCGGCGTTCAGGATCACGGGGTCGCCGGAGTCGGCCGCCTCGTGCAGCCAGCCGAGCAGGGTCGCCTCGTCGTCGGTCTGACGCACGTCGACGGTCAGCTCGGGGGCGTCGTCGGCGAGCAGGGATCGGAGGTCGTCGAGCGTGCCCGAGCCGTAGACGTCCGGCTCCCGGGTTCCGAGTCTCCCGAGGTTCGGGCCGTTGAGGACCAGGACGGTCGCGGTGTTCACTCCTCGCCCTCCTTCAGCGGACGAACCCGGACCGCGGACCACGTGTCGTCCACGGCGATGTTGCTGACCCCTCGCCAGCCGAAGGCGCGCGCCTCACCCGCGACCACATCGCGGTTGACATCGGCGCGGCCTCCCTTCGGGTAGACGACCCACACGGCCTTCGCGCTTGCGAGCACCGGAAGCTGCTCGGCGTAGCGGGCCTGGAGCTCCTCCTTGGTGCGCACGAAGGTGGCGACGACAGCGGCGCCGGAGACATCCGTCTCCGAGCTGCCCGCGGGCGCGTCGCCGAGAACGGCGCGCTCGTCGTCCCCCGCGCCGACGACGGCGAACGCATCGCCGGCTTTCACCTGGAACCTGTCGAGGGCCGACTTCGCGGTCATGAACCCACCTCCTGGTAAGCGGCGAACAGCAGGCTCTGGTCCGGGCCGGCCAGCACCGTCGGCCGGGCCACGTCGTCGAGCACGATGAAGCGCAGCATACTGCCTCGCGCCTTCTTGTCGCGCTGCATGGTGGCGAGGAGGGTCTGCCAGCGCCCGAGCGGATAGCTCGTCGGGAGGGTCAGCGACTCGAGGATGCGCCGGTGCCGGTCCACGGCCTCGTCGCCGAGGCGCCCGCTGAGGCGGGCGAGTTCGGCGGCGAACACCATGCCCACCGAGACGGCGGCGCCGTGCCTCCACTGGTATCTTTCCGCATGCTCGATGGCGTGTCCCAGGGTGTGGCCGTAGTTGAGGATCTCGCGCAGTCCCTGCTCGGTGAAGTCCTCCCCCACGACCCGGGCCTTGATGCCGATCGAGAGCTCGACCAGGCGGCGGAACTCGGGAGTGGAGGGGTCGGTCGCCCGGTCGACGTCGCGCTCGATGATGTCGAGGATCTCCGGCTCGGCGATGAAGCCGTATTTCACGACCTCCGCGAATCCGGCCAGGATCTCATTGCGCGGCAGCGACGTCAGGGTGTCGAGGTCGCAGACGACCGCGGACGGCGCGTAGAACGCTCCGACCAGGTTCTTGCCCTCTGCAGTGTTGATGCCCGTCTTGCCGCCGACGGCCGCATCGACCATCCCGAGCAGTGTGGTCGGCACCTGGACGAGCTTCACGCCGCGCAGCCACGTCGCGGCGACGAACCCCGCGAGGTCGGTCACGGCGCCGCCGCCGAAGCCGACGACGGCGTCCGACCGCGTGAAGTCCGCCTGGCCCATGATCTGCCACAGGAACGAGGCGACCTCGACCCGCTTCGCCGCCTCGGCGTCCGGCACCTCGGCGAGGAGGACCTCGTAACGGCCGCTCAGGCTCTCGCGGAGCTCGGCGGCCGCGGCGCCGAGCGTCGGCGGGTGCACGACGAGGACCTTCGCGACGGCGGTGCCGAGGAGCGGCTCCAGGTCGAAGCGGAGACCGCGGCCGATCAGCACCGGGTACGGGTGGTCGCCGCTCACCGTGATCTCGGTGGGGGCTTGGGCGTCGGTCATGCGTCGTCCTCCTTCGGGGATTCCACCCACCGGGCGATCTCCTCCACGATGGTCTCGATGGGCCGCGACGACGTGTCCGCCGTGTACCCGGCCAGCGAGTGGTAGATCTCGCTGCGCTCGGCGAGGAGGCGCTTCCACGAGTCGAGATCGGTGATGAGCGGTCGTTTGCCGTTCGTGATGCGGGAGGCGATTGCCTCCGGCCGGACTGTCAGGAGCACCACCCGCTTGCCGTCGAGGTCGGCGCGGGTCTCCGGGTCCAGGATGGCTCCCCCGCCGAGCGAGACCACCGCGGGGCGATGAACCGCCTCGGCGACGGCCGAGCGCTCGAGCGCGCGGAAGTGCGGCTCCCCGTGCTCGGCGAAGATGGCAGCGATCGGTCCGTGCTCGGCCACCACCATCGCGTCGGTGTCGACGAAGGGCAGGCCGAGCCTCTTGGCGAGCCGCTTGCCCACCCGCGTCTTGCCTGCCGCGGGCGGCCCGATGAGAACGACCGTCACCGGCTCAGGCATACGGCGCGCTGACGCGCTCCGTCGCGAGGTTCTCCGGGATCGCCTCCAGGTAGCCACGCAGGTTGCGGGCCGTCTCGCGGATCGAGTCGCCCCCGAACTTCTCGAGGACGGCGTTGGCGAGGACGAGCGCGACCATGGCCTCGGCGACGACGCCGGCGGCCGGGACGGCGCAGACATCGGAGCGCTGGTGGTGCGCAGGCGCGGCCTCCGAGGTGGCGACGTCGACGGTCCGCAGCGCGTGCGGCACGGTCGCGATCGGCTTCATCCCGGCGCGGACGCGGAGCACTCCCCCGGTGCTCATGCCGCCCTCGGTGCCCCCGGCGCGGTCGCTGGTGCGGGAGATGGTGCCGTCCTCGGCGACGAGCTCGTCATGAGCCTCGGAGCCGCGTCGGGTCGTCGTCAGGAAACCGTCGCCGACCTCCACGCCCTTGATCGCCTGGATACCCATCAGCGCCGCCGCAAGCTGCGCGTCGAGGCGACGATCCCAGTGCACGTGCGAGCCGAGCCCAGGCGGGAGGCCGTACGCGAGCACCTCCACGACGCCGCCGAGCGTGTCGCCGTCCTTGTGGGCGGCGTCGACCTCCGCCACCATCCGCTCGGAGGTGGCGGGGTCGAAGCACCGCAGCGGATCGGCGTCGAGCGCATCGACATCGGCAGGCTTCGGGAGGGGCGAACCATCCGGGACGCGGACGGGCCCGATCGCCAGGGTGTGGCTCACGAGCGTGATGCCGAGCTCTCCGAGGAACGAGCGAGCCACCGCGCCGAGGGCGACCCGCGCGGCCGTCTCGCGGGCGCTGGCGCGCTCCAGCACGGGGCGCGCCTCGTCGAACCCGTACTTCTGCATCCCGACGAGGTCGGCGTGACCCGGGCGTGGACGGGTGAGCGCGGCGCCGCGGCCGCTTTCGAGCTTCTCCGGGTCGACCGGCTCGGCGCTCATCACGTCAACCCACTTCGGCCACTCGGTGTTGCCGATGCGCAGCGCGATGGGGCTGCCGAGGCTGAACCCGTGACGGACTCCGCCCGAGATGTCGAGGGCGTCCTGCTCGAACTTCATGCGCGCACCGCGGCCGTACCCGAGCTTGCGCCGCGCGAGATCGGCGCAGATCGCATCGAGCGAGACCGGAACCCCGGCGGGGAGCCCCTCCAGGACGGCGATGAGTTCGGGGCCGTGGGATTCCCCGGCCGTGAGCCAACGAAGCATGAATCGATTCTGGCACAGGGCGCGCGCGGCCCCGGGTCGCATGACAGCCGCATCCTGGCGGCGAAAGATCTCTGCTATTGTCAAATTTCACATATCAATTCGAGTTGCGTCCACATCCGTGGTGACGGCACGAAGGTGGTGAGCTTCTTGAGCTTGATCTACGACGCGCGCGATTCGAAGCGTGTCATCGACGCGCTGTCGGCCAACCTCGACAGCGCCGCGTCGGTGCTCGCTCAGCTGGAGCTTGCGCGCCGTCACCTCGACTCCGTTCTGGGCACCGGCGAGCTATCGGGCCAGGCCTACTCCGCGGTCGGTCTGCTCTTCACGGAGGTCATTGGGCCCTGCATCCAAGATGCGAAGAGCCAGATCGACAAGACCCGGGAGGACCTCGAGAAGTACGAGTGGGAAGACTCCAAGGTCAGTCGCTTCGGTGTGCTGAACGAGGACGCTCTCGCGGTGCAGTTGTCGGCAACGAGGCGCCAGCGGGATGCGACGGAGCGCCTCATCGAGGTGAACCGCGAAGCGGCCACTGCGCTAGCTGCTTACCCGGCAATGGGCGATGCCGTGCGGCTGATCAACCGTGGCTTGGAGGTGGTGCTGGAGGGCCTGGAGAAAGACATCCGAGATCTGGACGACAGGCTCGCAGCTTTGGAGGCGTTCGCGGTCGGGACCCGGGGGTTGTTCAAGACCGATTTCTCCACCGGCATGACGCGCTCGCTGGTTACGGCATTGAGATCGAGCAGCAGCTCACTGACAGCGAACGCGTCGCCCGACGCGAACGTTTCACAACTGATGAGCCTCCTCGCTCTCTTCGGCCCGGAGCAAGTGGAACTGCTCCTGAACCGCAACCCGGAGCTGGCCCAGCTCTTCTGGGACAACCCTCCCTCGGCCGAAGCCGTCGCGACCTGGTGGAAGGCTCTCAGCCCCGATGCGCGCGAGAAGTGGTGCCAGGCGGCGCCTACGATCATCGGGAATCTCCCCGGCCTGGACGCGGACACCCGCATCCACGCCAACACGATCCAACTGAAACGCGACCTGTACGACGGCAGCATCGACCCGAACTCTCCCCGCGGCATCCTCCTCAGAGACATCCTCAAGGCCCTCGACGTGGAGAAGTACTCGGGGCCGGCACTGGACTACGAGAGGCTGGCAAAGGAAGGAAAGACTCCACGCGGGCTGTTGGCGTACAACTCCACGCGTACGCCACCGTTGGCGGCGGTCGCGATCGCGGAAACCAGCGCAGAGAAATCAGGAAAGGTGACCTGGGCAGTTCCCGGCATGAACAGCGGGCTCGGCGAACCCGGCCGCCTCGCCGGGTGGACGAACGCCGCCGCGAAGCTCCACAAGGCACAGAACGAGCTTGAACCCGGCGTGCCGCATCTCGTTGTCGCGTGGATAGGGTACGCACCCCCGACCTTGGACCAATCGGTGATTCAGGGAGACCACGCCAGAGCAGGGGCGGCCCGCTTGACCAAGGAACTGGACGGGCAGTGGGCTGCGAGTTCGATCGTGAGCGGGAACCCACACCCGTTCACAGCGGTGGTCGGTCACTCGTATGGGACCACGGTGGCCACCAATGCAGTGAACGGAAACGGACCTCTCTCGCGGAACGTGCAGTCGGTTGTGTTGCTGGCCTCAGCGGGAGTGGAGAGAAGCATCCCAACCGCGGATTCGTTAGCCGTGGACGGCGGCGCTGGCCGGGTCTACGCGTCACAGTCCTCCCGGGACGAGGTTGCGGACGCCGGCCGTGACTTGTCCCGGCGGGGCGATCCCCGGGATGGATCGTTCGGTGCGAAGGTGTTCTCCTCCGATGGGGACACCGCTCAGCTATACCAGCCGACGGACGGGCACGATGCGATCGGCTACGGGAAGGACCGTGGCGGGCCCTGGATCTTCGCTCACGCCACGGCCGGGCACGGCTATCTAGACGCGGGGACCGAAGCTCTGAAGAACACTGCCGCCGCTGCGCTCGGGCTGGACCACGAGATCAATGGTGGCACGTGGCAAGGCAATAACCGATGATGTCTACTCGCCGTATCCACGCGACCATCACCGTAACCATGCTGACGTTCGCACTCAGCGGATGCGCGCAATCAGGAGGAATCATGACCAACTCTGGCGATCAGGTGGCTGTCCCCCCGGCGGAGTTCTCCACTAAGACCGACCGGCAAACTCTGGACGAGGCCCTGGGCCACACCGACGACCTTGTCCAGCTCCTCGGCGGAGAATGGTACGCCGGATCCGGGACCGTATTGTTTGACCGCGCGGACCACACGGGTTGGTCTTACGGCCCTTGCGGCGCGGTGAACACTAACCAATACTCGATCAGTGTTCGCCAGGTCACCCCTATCGCAGACCCGCTGGCGAACATCGAGCAGGTCCGACAACACTGGACGGGCCTCGGCTACATCCCCCGCCAAATCGGACCGGCCGAAGCCAGCGAATCGAAGATCACCGAAATCGTCGTCGACCTTCCCTTCGGTGCACGCCTCGGCTTCGTCGCCAGCACACAAATGATGTCCATTTGGACCGAGAGCGAGTGCATCAAAGAGCACTGACGACGACCCGGAACTCCGCACGAATCACAAGCTTCACTCGCCGGATCCTCGCGACCATCACGGCAGCGGTTGCGGCGTTCGCCGTTGCCGGGTGCATGCAATCAAGAGGAATCATCACCAACCCCGGCGATCAGGTCGTCGTCCCTCCGGCGGAGTTCTCCACCAAGACCGACCGGCAAACGCTGGACGACGCTCTGGCGCACACCGACGACCTGGTCCAGCTCCTTGGTGGAGAGTGGCTGGACAGCCATGATCGCCCGTTCGCGGTGACCAACCAGATCAACTGGTCCTACGGGCCGTGCGGCGCGGTGGGCACCAACCAGTACTCGATCAGTATTCGACAGGTCATCCCGATCGCGGATCCGTTGGAGAAGATCGAGCAGGTCCGGCAACACTGGAAGAGCCTCGGCTATAGGGTCCGGCAAATCGGACCAGCCGAAACGAGTGAAACGAAATTCACCGAAATCGTCGTCGACCTCCCTTTCGGTGCATCCCTGGGGTTTCTCGCCAGCACGCAGATGATGGGGATCTCCACCCAGAGCGAGTGCATCAAAGAGCAATGACAGCGCCCAGGAACACCGCACGAAATCGGGGCTTCCCCCTCCGGATCCTCGCGACCATCACCGTAACCTTGCTGACGTTCGCGCTCAGCGGGTGCACAGTAGCGGAAGTAATCACCACCAACGCTGGCGACCAGGTGGTCGTGCCCCCGGTGGAGTTCTCGACCAAGACCGACCGGCAAACCCTGGACGACGCGCTGGCCCACACCGACGACCTCGTCCAACTCCTCGGCGGAGAATGGCTGGACAGCCATACACGCCCGTTTGCGGTGACCAACCCGCTCAACTGGTCGCACGGCCCCTGCGGTGCGGTCGGCACCAACCAATACTCCATCTACGTCCAGCAGGTCACCCCGATCGCGGACCCGTCGGAGAAGATCGAGCAGGTCCGACAACGCTGGAAGAACCTCCACTACAGGATCCGCCAAATCGGACCGGCCGGAACCGACGAGGAGAAGTGCACCGAGATCGTCGTCGACCCTCCCTTCGGTGCAGGACTGGGCTTCAACGCCAGCACGACAGGGATGGGCATCTCCACTGACAGCGAGTGCATCATCGAGCAATGACGGCGCGACGGACGTGGAAGGCCACGCCACCGAGCGGGGAAGACTGCGGTCAGAGCTCCAGCAGCGACCCGTCGGCGTCGAGACCGACCGCAGCGAGCATCGCCTCCAGCACACCCTCCTCATCGGGGAGCGGCTGGAGCGGGTCGCCCGCCACGAAGATGCGGACCTGCAGGAGGGCCTGATGCACGAGCATGGCTAGCCCCGACACGACACGGCCGTCGACAGCCAGCCACTGACGCGCGAGCGGCGTGGGCCACGGCTCGTAAGCGACGTCGAGGAGCAGGGCGCGCCTCCTTGTGGAATCGGTGTACACGGCCTCTGTGACGGCGCCCCCGGGCAGAGTGCTGATGACGAGCTGCGGGACGTCGAGGGCGCGGTCCGCCTGGGCGAAGGGCCGGATGCGGACACGCAGCCCGAGCTGGTGCGCCAGCGGTTCGAGCCAGACGCTCCGCTCCAGATCCCGGACGTGGATGTCGACCTGCTCGGCCCCCAGCTCGGCTGCCGCCACCAGCGCGGATGCCGCAGTCGCTCCGCCGCCGAGGATGTGCGCGAAACGGACTTCGCCTAGTCCTGCCGCGCGCAGCGCGCGCACGATTCCCGCCACATCGGTGTTGAACCCGCGGACCGCGTCGTCCTCGAGCAGGACCGTGTTGGCCGCGCCCGTCTGCTCCGCGACACGGTCGACCTCGTCAAGCAGCGGGAGGACCGTTTTCTTGAGCGGCATCGTCAGGGAGAGCCCACGCCACTCTGGCCCGAGGCCCTCGATGTAGGCGGCGAGCCCGTCCTCGGAGATCTGCACAGCCTCGTACGACCAGTCGAGCCCGAGGGCGTCGTACGCGGCGCGATGGAGATTCGGTGAGCGGGAGTGGTCGATCGGCGACCCCAGCACGGCGAGGCGCCGGCTCGGTTCGCGGAGCGTTTCCGAGGCCTCGTCCGCGTTCGGCTCTTCGCCCGCGGTGCCAGCTACGGACTCGTTGTTCGGTTCCTCGGCCGTGACCGACTCATCGTCGGCCGGTTCCTCGCGCTCAATCGCCGCCTCGGCCTCATCAACAGCCTGCTCCTCGGCTTCGGCCTCGCGCTCCGCCTCGACGAGCTCGGCGATCATCGCCTCCGCGGAGGCCTCGCTCACGCCGTCCTGCTCGGGGAGCGGATCGCGCTCCGCGCGGGCCTCATCCATACCCGGGGTTGTCCTTCATCCACTGCTGCCACTTCTCGACCGCGGCCTGGTGCTCCGCGTCGGTGGTCGAGAAGATCGTCTCGCCCGTCTTGAGGTTCCAGGTCACGAAGTACATCCACGGGCCGTCGGCCGGGTGCTGCGCCGCATTGATGGCCAGGTCACCCGGATTCGAGATCGGCCCGACGGGGAGCCCGGAGTGCACGTACGTGTTGTAGGGGTTCCCCGCGTCCGCGCGCTCGGCGTCAGTCGTCGTCACTCGGTCCGTGTGGCCCGTGCCGTAGGCGACGGTCGCATCCGACTGGAGGTCCCAGCCCTGTGCCAAGCGGTTGAGGAAGACCCGGGCGACCTTGGGGTAGTCGTCCTTGAGGCCCGCCTCCTTCTGAACCACCGACGCAAGCACGACGGTGTTCCAGCGGTCGGCCGGGGCGACGCCGGCCTGGTCGAGCGCCTGGAACATCCGGTCGACCATGGTCTTGATGGCGTCGTGCGCCGAGATACCCGGGGCGAAGGTGTACGTCGCCGGGAACAGGAAACCCTCGAGCGTCTTCGCCTGCGCCGGGACGCCGAACTGGGCCGGGTTGGCCGCCTGGGCTTGCAGGTCCGCGAGCGGGAGCTTCGTGGCGGTGGCGACGGTCTGGAGGATGTCCTTCTCGACCGTTCCCTCCGGGATCACCGCGGTGTTCTCGACGCGAGCGGAGGGATCCTGCAACGCGACCAGGGCCGCCTGCGCACTCATCTGCTTGGCGAGCTTGAAGACGCCCGGTTGGAACTGCACCTCCGGCTTCTGGCGGAGCAGCAGGGTGTAGAAGGCCTCGGAGGTCTTCACGACGCCCGCCTTGTGGAGGTTCGCGGCGATCGCGGACCCGTCGTCGCCCGACTTGATCGTGAACAACACCTGGCCGCTGCCCGAGCCCTTGTAGTCGTCGTCCGGCGGGAACAGCTTCGCCGCGATCTTGGCGACCTGCGGCTGGAAGATCGCATACGCGCCTCCGGCCATTCCACCGAGCAGCGCGAGGACGACGACGGTGACGACGAGCCGCTTCACCCAGCGACGCTTGCGGCGAGGGGGCTCCTCGTGGGAGAGGTAGTGCTGCTGGCGCCAGGCGAGGGGCGATTCCACCTCGGCGTCGAGCGTGTCCGTGTCCTGATCTTCCAGCACGCCGAACAGAGTACGCGCCGGGTTGTCGTGGCGCGAGTGGAGGCCCTCCTGCGTCCCGTGCCGCGCGGCGGCGCCGACGGGCTGGCGCTCCTCGACCTGGGCGATCGGGCCCGTGATCACGGCGTCGAAGTCGAGACCGGCCAGCGTCTCGGCGTCCGTGGCCGGCGCGGATTCCGGCGCGCCATCCACCGGCCGCGCCGACTCTGCCGCCGGCTCGGCAGCCGGGCCGGCGCTCGAGCGAGGCGCGGAAGCCGACTCCGCCTGCGGACGCCCGGCGGCGCGCTCCTGCTCCTCCTGGAGCCGGCGGGCCTCGCGTCGCGTCAGCGGCTGCCGGTTCACGGCCGGGAACACCGGCGGCTGCGGCCTCTCCTGGGGGTTCTGCGACAAACTACGGTCCAATGCTCGTTTCGACGGGGTCGCCCGGCGGGCGGCCGGTGGCTCGCTCCGCGTCGAGGGCGTGCTGCAAAATTATCGTGGCCGCCACCTGATCCACCACCGGTCGGGCCTTCTTGCTGTTCTTCCCGGAGGCCCGGAGCGCGGACGACGCGGACATGGTGGTGAGTCGCTCGTCGACCATCCGGACAGGCACGCCGACTTCGCCGGCGAGTGACCGGGCGAAGGCCACGGCGTCGTCGGTGGAGGCGGTGCGGGCGCCCGAGAGCGCCAGCGGCAATCCGACGATAACCTCGACGGCCTCGAGTTCGTCCACGATCCGGGCGATCCTACGACGATCCGCAGCGTCTTCGGAGCGAGCCACGGTTTCCACCGGGGTGGCGAGCATGCCGTGGAGGTCGGACCGGCTCACGCCGATCCGCACCTTGCCCACGTCGATCCCGATCCGGACGCCCATCCGCACGCGGCTATCCGATCGCCGAGACGACGGCCCCCAGCGCGGCCGGGATCGCCTCGGGGTCGGTGCCGCCGCCCTGTGCGAGGTCGGCCTTGCCGCCGCCGCCGCCTCCGAGCACGCCCGCGGCGGTCTTCGCCAGCGCACCCGCGTTGGCGCCGGCGTCTCGCGCCGCCTGGTTCGTCGCGACGATGACGACCGGCTTGCCCGCCGCTCGTGCCGCAAGGGCGACGACGGCGGGGTCGGAGCCGAGCCGCTCGCGGACCGTCGTCACGAGCAGGCGCAGGTCGTCGGCCGAGTTGAGGGTGCCGGCGTCCTCGGCGATGACGGACATGTCACCGCGCCGGGTCGCCGCCGCCAGAAGCGTCGGGACCTTGTCGAGCACCGCCCGCGCCTCGAACGCCTGGATCCGCTTCTCAGCGGCCTTGAGGCTGGCCATCAGATCGGCGATCTTCTCGGGGAGCTGCTCCCGCGGCGTCTTCAGCGAGCTCGAGAGCTGCGATACGATCGTCCGCTCGACGGCGAGGTCGCGGAACGCCTCCAGACCGACGAGCGACTCCACGCGGCGGTTCGTCGAACCGACCGACGACTCGCTGACCAGGTTGATCATGCCGATCTCCGCGCTGCTCGCGACGTGCGTTCCTGCGCACAGTTCGCGCGACCACGGACCGCCGATGTCGACGACCCGCACGACGTCGCCGTACTTCTCGCCGAACAGGGCCATCGCGCCGAGCGCCTTCGCCTCGGCGAGGGGCAACTCGCGGGTGGTGACCTCGAGGTTCTCGCGGATCGCGTTGTTCGAGATCTCCTCGATCTCGCTCCGGGTCTCCGCCGAGAGGGCCTGGTTCCACGAGAAGTCGAGCCGGAGATAGCCCGCCTTGTTGTAGGACCCCGACTGGTGGGCGTTCGACCCGAGCACCTGGCGGAGCGCGGCGTGGATGATGTGCGTTCCGGAGTGCGCCTGGC is a window from the Leifsonia sp. AG29 genome containing:
- the pyrR gene encoding bifunctional pyr operon transcriptional regulator/uracil phosphoribosyltransferase PyrR — protein: MTARIVLQQADVARALTRISHEILESNRGTENLVILGIPTRGVVLARRIAENIQRIEPGAVASPDAIVGALDVTMYRDDLSRHPTRTPQPTSVPVPIDGKTVVLVDDVLYSGRTIRAALDALNDLGRPRAVRLAVLVDRGHRELPIRADFVGKNLPSASSERIFVRLDEIDGEESVTIEEGAA
- a CDS encoding DsbA family protein: MKPLRLLLALLLALGVAASVSACSLIGGSSAPVATGKAPTGTDGAVNFDERYIAAGTGAKKVDIWFDALCPYCGQFERTNGETIAKAVDDGSVTVRLHPLTFLDPNSNGTGYSTRAAAALTCVGIHDQHRVLDYFRALYTDQPEEGSSGLTDAELARRASALGITDISGCLSRSDPLKVWAQANTTQSVSGPIVVDGKKLLDKIQGTPTVLVDGKQYPGSVTDAKAFEKFLGA
- the nusB gene encoding transcription antitermination factor NusB, which codes for MSARTKARKRALDVLYSADLRGVPLPQALAVEAERAATQPAREASWLYAREIVDGVIDHQDEIDEQIETYAQGWTLARMPAVDRAILRIGVWELLFNDDIPDGVAISEAVEAATVLSTDDSAGFVNGLLAKIAQTK
- the efp gene encoding elongation factor P; translation: MASTADIKNGIVLNIDGQLWTVIEFQHVKPGKGGAFVRTKLKNVTTGKTVDRTYNAGAKIDITNVDRRDYQYLYQDGADFVFMDTSDYDQITIPGPVVGDAANFMLENQNVTVALHEGSPLYVELPASVVLEITYTEPGLQGDRSTGGTKPATVETGYQIQVPLFLETGTKVKVDTRTGDYLGRVND
- a CDS encoding type II 3-dehydroquinate dehydratase → MNTATVLVLNGPNLGRLGTREPDVYGSGTLDDLRSLLADDAPELTVDVRQTDDEATLLGWLHEAADSGDPVILNAGAWTHYSYALRDAVALVTKSGGTVIEVHLSNPHAREEFRHTSVISAVASGVIAGFGFGSYRLALAHIRRIGR
- the aroB gene encoding 3-dehydroquinate synthase → MTDAQAPTEITVSGDHPYPVLIGRGLRFDLEPLLGTAVAKVLVVHPPTLGAAAAELRESLSGRYEVLLAEVPDAEAAKRVEVASFLWQIMGQADFTRSDAVVGFGGGAVTDLAGFVAATWLRGVKLVQVPTTLLGMVDAAVGGKTGINTAEGKNLVGAFYAPSAVVCDLDTLTSLPRNEILAGFAEVVKYGFIAEPEILDIIERDVDRATDPSTPEFRRLVELSIGIKARVVGEDFTEQGLREILNYGHTLGHAIEHAERYQWRHGAAVSVGMVFAAELARLSGRLGDEAVDRHRRILESLTLPTSYPLGRWQTLLATMQRDKKARGSMLRFIVLDDVARPTVLAGPDQSLLFAAYQEVGS
- a CDS encoding shikimate kinase gives rise to the protein MPEPVTVVLIGPPAAGKTRVGKRLAKRLGLPFVDTDAMVVAEHGPIAAIFAEHGEPHFRALERSAVAEAVHRPAVVSLGGGAILDPETRADLDGKRVVLLTVRPEAIASRITNGKRPLITDLDSWKRLLAERSEIYHSLAGYTADTSSRPIETIVEEIARWVESPKEDDA
- the aroC gene encoding chorismate synthase, encoding MLRWLTAGESHGPELIAVLEGLPAGVPVSLDAICADLARRKLGYGRGARMKFEQDALDISGGVRHGFSLGSPIALRIGNTEWPKWVDVMSAEPVDPEKLESGRGAALTRPRPGHADLVGMQKYGFDEARPVLERASARETAARVALGAVARSFLGELGITLVSHTLAIGPVRVPDGSPLPKPADVDALDADPLRCFDPATSERMVAEVDAAHKDGDTLGGVVEVLAYGLPPGLGSHVHWDRRLDAQLAAALMGIQAIKGVEVGDGFLTTTRRGSEAHDELVAEDGTISRTSDRAGGTEGGMSTGGVLRVRAGMKPIATVPHALRTVDVATSEAAPAHHQRSDVCAVPAAGVVAEAMVALVLANAVLEKFGGDSIRETARNLRGYLEAIPENLATERVSAPYA